From Fibrobacter sp. UWB16, the proteins below share one genomic window:
- a CDS encoding radical SAM protein, whose protein sequence is MKITPLKSGVFSFVTTDGCTARCSHCLMNCTPNKKNKLQFEQMQKCIDQVVKEYDVKMIVFTGGESTLLGEDLFRTIRYCTLNFLKTRLVTNAFWATSLERAQRYIEKFRSVGLTEINFSVDDYHEPFVPLENIRNAWQACKGAGFESVILANSHGNNDKIVPAYIQEFLGEKIEVAVSNGPEDNEIKEPGKETLYQIYENTLQKSGRAASLDSEKFDTIENQENLACCCPWAVSDPVVSPLGHVWACCGIPSDNNAILDLGDTNKEKIKTILNRASKDVLLNAIHELGPLKLCQFVEEHSNIKFNKSFCGVCEICSALTNNKNAVKVLRDNEKSIAAIIRAKESIAKLSDVLAQKQ, encoded by the coding sequence GCAAGGTGCTCCCACTGTTTGATGAATTGTACCCCAAATAAAAAAAACAAGCTTCAATTTGAACAAATGCAGAAATGCATTGATCAAGTTGTAAAAGAATACGATGTCAAGATGATCGTATTTACGGGTGGCGAATCGACTTTGCTCGGTGAAGATCTATTCCGCACCATCCGCTATTGTACGCTAAACTTCCTAAAGACTAGGCTTGTCACGAACGCCTTCTGGGCAACCAGCTTAGAACGCGCACAACGCTATATTGAGAAATTCCGCAGTGTCGGGCTCACCGAAATCAATTTCAGCGTTGATGACTACCACGAGCCATTTGTCCCACTGGAAAACATCCGCAATGCTTGGCAAGCCTGCAAAGGCGCTGGTTTTGAATCCGTCATTCTGGCTAATAGCCATGGGAATAACGACAAAATCGTCCCAGCATACATCCAGGAATTTTTAGGCGAAAAAATCGAAGTTGCGGTCTCAAACGGACCTGAAGACAACGAGATAAAGGAGCCAGGAAAAGAAACCCTGTATCAGATTTACGAAAACACGCTACAAAAAAGCGGTCGTGCCGCATCGCTCGATAGCGAGAAATTCGACACAATCGAAAATCAGGAGAATTTGGCCTGCTGCTGCCCATGGGCGGTCAGCGACCCGGTTGTTTCACCGCTGGGACACGTATGGGCTTGTTGCGGCATTCCGTCGGACAACAACGCAATCTTGGATCTCGGAGATACAAATAAGGAGAAAATCAAGACAATCCTGAACAGAGCAAGCAAAGACGTTCTACTCAATGCAATCCATGAGTTGGGCCCTCTAAAGCTCTGTCAATTTGTCGAAGAGCATAGCAATATCAAATTCAACAAAAGCTTTTGCGGAGTCTGTGAAATCTGTAGCGCTCTGACAAACAACAAGAACGCGGTCAAGGTTTTACGGGACAACGAAAAAAGCATTGCAGCCATAATACGCGCAAAAGAGAGTATTGCAAAGCTTTCTGATGTCCTAGCTCAAAAACAGTAA